The following are encoded in a window of Cycloclasticus pugetii PS-1 genomic DNA:
- a CDS encoding TraB/GumN family protein, translating into MNNLSDQPIETININGCEVTLLGTAHVSKASADAVHSLLSSDHYEAVAIELCPSRYNALIDPDNLAQMDLFNVIKSGKAAMVAASLALGAFQQKMADEMGIEPGAEMKMAAELAQQSHKPVLLIDRDVGITLKRVYRNVPWWKRMELFSGLFASLMFSEKVSEEDIEKLKEGDVLEATFSQFAESSNEIYMPLVNERDQYMAHRLFNDAHSGQYKTILAVIGAGHLKGIKGYLESQLQNTKSIEELESIPAASRWPKLIPWLIVALIFIGFSIGFNRAPELGWQLVIEWVVINGGLSALGVILAGAHPITIITAFLAAPLTSLNPTVGAGMVTAATEAWLRKPRVGDFSTLKSDTVTIRGWWKNRVSRTLLVFLFSTIGSAAGTYIAGFRIFEQLS; encoded by the coding sequence TTGAATAACCTCTCAGACCAACCGATAGAAACAATTAATATTAACGGCTGTGAAGTCACGTTGCTCGGCACCGCTCATGTATCTAAAGCCAGTGCTGACGCAGTACACAGCCTACTTTCATCAGACCATTATGAGGCTGTTGCGATAGAGCTTTGCCCTAGTCGCTACAATGCGTTGATTGACCCTGACAACCTGGCTCAGATGGATTTATTTAATGTGATCAAAAGTGGTAAAGCTGCAATGGTCGCTGCCAGCTTGGCATTAGGTGCTTTTCAGCAAAAAATGGCTGATGAAATGGGTATTGAACCAGGTGCTGAAATGAAAATGGCCGCTGAACTGGCACAACAATCACACAAACCTGTTTTACTAATTGATCGTGACGTTGGCATCACCTTAAAACGCGTCTATCGAAATGTCCCTTGGTGGAAACGCATGGAGCTATTTTCTGGTCTCTTTGCAAGCCTTATGTTTTCAGAAAAAGTCAGCGAGGAAGACATAGAAAAATTGAAAGAAGGGGATGTTTTAGAGGCAACCTTTTCACAATTTGCCGAATCATCAAACGAAATTTATATGCCACTGGTTAATGAACGTGACCAGTACATGGCCCATCGTTTATTCAATGATGCCCATTCTGGTCAATATAAAACTATTCTCGCCGTTATTGGTGCTGGGCATTTAAAGGGCATCAAAGGCTACCTTGAGTCTCAACTCCAAAACACCAAAAGCATTGAAGAGCTTGAAAGTATTCCTGCTGCTAGCCGCTGGCCTAAGTTGATTCCTTGGCTGATTGTTGCTTTAATTTTTATTGGTTTTAGTATCGGCTTTAATCGAGCACCCGAGCTTGGTTGGCAACTAGTTATCGAATGGGTTGTTATTAATGGTGGCTTGTCTGCCCTTGGAGTCATATTAGCGGGTGCACACCCTATCACTATTATCACCGCTTTTTTGGCGGCGCCACTCACATCACTTAATCCGACCGTTGGGGCTGGCATGGTAACGGCTGCCACCGAAGCCTGGCTAAGAAAACCTCGTGTTGGAGATTTCTCTACGCTAAAGTCAGATACAGTGACTATTCGTGGTTGGTGGAAAAACCGTGTTTCTCGTACCCTGCTAGTGTTTTTATTCAGCACCATTGGCTCTGCAGCGGGCACCTATATTGCGGGGTTCAGAATTTTCGAGCAACTCAGTTAA
- a CDS encoding DUF1853 family protein: MHTDTFLQHALVRDLAWVIVNPPIIQGLKQHQYWTESSDWQQAYQAFKAPLKKLDANPAELVELLAKQKDYRLGHRFETLLTYWFNHSHRYEILAQNLQIQDTNKTIGEFDFIIKDHARDKVQHWEVACKFYLGINDTAFTQSWVGPMLKDRLDLKYDSMQSRQSKLSEHPAAKQQLQQLGLTIDEHIGLMKGRLFHPIQSTEPAPPSLVASDHQHAQWARLEHFVKHFQSSRYQWQVLKKDQWMASQLYCPDNSYLDTDSIAQYFLDRSQASPLCLAGFLPETSKGHEIKRIFLVAKDWAKESNFNDNTNSY, translated from the coding sequence TTGCACACTGATACTTTTTTACAACATGCACTGGTAAGAGACCTCGCTTGGGTCATCGTCAATCCGCCTATTATTCAAGGACTCAAGCAGCACCAGTATTGGACCGAGTCAAGCGATTGGCAGCAAGCCTATCAGGCTTTTAAAGCCCCGCTTAAAAAATTGGATGCAAACCCCGCCGAACTGGTTGAGTTATTAGCCAAGCAAAAGGACTATCGATTAGGCCACCGTTTTGAAACATTGTTGACATACTGGTTTAATCATAGCCATCGCTACGAAATATTAGCCCAGAACCTTCAAATACAAGATACCAACAAAACCATTGGCGAGTTTGATTTCATTATCAAGGATCATGCAAGAGATAAAGTCCAACACTGGGAAGTCGCGTGTAAATTTTACCTGGGTATAAACGATACCGCTTTTACTCAATCATGGGTGGGGCCTATGTTAAAAGACCGTTTAGACCTCAAGTACGACTCCATGCAATCACGACAAAGCAAATTATCTGAACATCCCGCAGCAAAGCAACAACTTCAGCAACTAGGCCTTACCATAGACGAACATATTGGCCTAATGAAGGGCCGATTGTTTCACCCCATACAATCTACTGAGCCCGCACCCCCTTCACTTGTTGCAAGCGACCATCAACACGCACAATGGGCACGTTTAGAGCACTTTGTAAAGCACTTCCAATCATCTAGATATCAATGGCAAGTCTTAAAGAAAGACCAATGGATGGCCTCTCAATTGTACTGCCCTGATAATAGCTACCTCGACACGGACAGCATTGCTCAGTATTTTTTAGATCGCTCACAAGCATCACCATTATGCTTGGCTGGTTTTTTACCCGAGACATCAAAAGGGCATGAAATTAAACGTATTTTTTTAGTCGCAAAAGACTGGGCGAAAGAATCCAATTTCAACGATAATACAAATTCTTATTAA
- a CDS encoding YecA/YgfB family protein has translation MDLLNTFFNSEKLSDEAMYFFEMHGFLTSLVVQPGSLSQQQILSEILADNDANASIEKAIFDLQKNIEQALLNGEFPTMIGESEEPDEDFLTLWSSGFMQGVFMHEDLWFNSQPEDIAELTLPILACSELLDDEIDEITQNDDLLDDMAEKIPDCVIDLYLLFNSPEGT, from the coding sequence ATGGACCTTTTAAACACATTCTTTAACTCTGAAAAACTGAGTGACGAAGCCATGTACTTCTTTGAAATGCATGGTTTTTTAACCAGCCTAGTTGTACAACCTGGCAGCTTGTCACAGCAACAAATTCTATCCGAAATATTGGCAGATAATGACGCCAACGCCTCTATTGAAAAAGCCATTTTTGATTTACAAAAAAATATTGAACAAGCCTTATTAAATGGTGAGTTTCCAACGATGATTGGCGAGTCTGAAGAACCTGATGAAGACTTTCTCACCCTATGGTCGTCTGGTTTTATGCAGGGTGTCTTTATGCATGAGGATCTGTGGTTTAACTCTCAGCCAGAAGACATTGCCGAACTCACGCTACCGATTCTAGCGTGCTCTGAGTTACTCGATGATGAAATAGATGAGATCACCCAAAATGACGATCTACTCGACGATATGGCTGAAAAAATCCCTGATTGTGTGATTGATTTATACCTTTTATTTAATAGCCCAGAAGGTACATAA
- a CDS encoding alanine/glycine:cation symporter family protein yields METLTQLLSSMSSFVWGPVILALLLGTGLYLMLGLLFLPIRQLPAAFSLLWRGRVSNQSEAGEISPFNALMTSLAATIGTGNIAGVATAIFLGGPGAVFWMWLTALVGMATKYAEAVLAVKYREVDERGAYVGGPMYYIKNGLAEQWHWLGFLFSLLGAVAAFGIGNTIQANSVADALSSTLGVPAWQTGLVMGVVVYIVLVGGIKRIGHVASKLVPMMGIAYLTAAGIIIIQHLDAVPKALQLIVNDAFTGTAAVGGFAGAGLMAAIRFGVARGVFSNEAGLGTAPIAHAAAQTNNPVRQGKIAMLGTFIDTIIICTMTALVIILTGSWSSGETGASLSAYAFKMGLPGYGEYVVSFGLAVFALTTLLGWSYYGERCAEYILGVAVIPWYRIAWVLAIPLGAVMELDFLWLLADVLNGLMAIPNLIALLLLSPIVFKLSRKP; encoded by the coding sequence ATGGAAACATTAACGCAGTTACTGAGCTCAATGAGTAGTTTTGTCTGGGGACCGGTGATTTTAGCTTTATTGCTAGGAACGGGGCTTTATTTAATGCTGGGCTTGCTCTTTTTGCCGATTCGCCAATTGCCGGCTGCTTTTTCATTACTGTGGCGAGGCCGTGTTAGTAATCAGTCTGAAGCAGGAGAGATCAGCCCGTTTAATGCCTTGATGACCTCATTAGCGGCCACTATTGGAACTGGAAATATTGCTGGGGTGGCAACAGCGATTTTTTTAGGTGGTCCAGGCGCAGTTTTTTGGATGTGGTTAACAGCTTTGGTAGGAATGGCGACTAAATACGCTGAAGCTGTACTTGCGGTTAAATACCGGGAAGTGGATGAGCGCGGTGCCTATGTTGGTGGTCCGATGTATTACATCAAGAATGGTTTGGCTGAACAATGGCACTGGTTAGGCTTTCTGTTCTCTTTATTGGGTGCCGTGGCTGCGTTTGGCATTGGTAATACTATTCAAGCAAACTCAGTAGCCGATGCATTAAGTAGTACATTAGGGGTGCCGGCTTGGCAAACTGGTTTGGTGATGGGGGTTGTTGTTTATATTGTTTTGGTTGGCGGCATTAAACGTATTGGTCATGTGGCCTCTAAACTGGTGCCGATGATGGGCATCGCTTATCTAACGGCTGCGGGTATTATTATTATTCAACACCTTGACGCAGTGCCAAAAGCACTTCAGTTGATCGTTAATGATGCTTTTACAGGCACGGCAGCCGTGGGTGGCTTTGCAGGTGCGGGGCTAATGGCAGCTATTAGGTTTGGTGTTGCAAGGGGTGTTTTTTCCAATGAAGCTGGCCTTGGAACAGCACCTATTGCTCATGCGGCAGCACAAACTAATAACCCGGTACGGCAAGGCAAAATTGCTATGCTGGGTACCTTTATTGATACCATTATTATTTGCACAATGACCGCCCTAGTGATTATTTTAACGGGTAGTTGGAGTAGTGGTGAAACCGGCGCATCGTTGTCTGCCTATGCATTTAAAATGGGGCTTCCCGGCTATGGAGAGTATGTTGTGAGTTTTGGTTTAGCCGTTTTTGCTCTGACAACCCTGTTAGGGTGGAGCTATTACGGTGAACGATGTGCGGAATATATTTTAGGTGTGGCTGTTATTCCTTGGTATAGAATTGCATGGGTGTTGGCGATACCACTTGGTGCAGTAATGGAGTTAGATTTTCTTTGGTTGCTGGCCGATGTGTTAAACGGCTTGATGGCTATTCCAAACTTAATAGCTTTATTGCTGTTGAGCCCGATTGTATTTAAGCTTAGCAGGAAACCCTAG
- a CDS encoding DUF1249 domain-containing protein has product MLNLVRPINKSFCLQVLCEENYTRLSRLIPKITEGDFNSIAVDSQVIATGPFTYTVYFQHAHTSKEATKSRFKCRVYLDTKSVEVIHIDEHVSSGQQQNLSPKEILNNKWAINYFFEKWLTFLLSFADEHSRQQTINA; this is encoded by the coding sequence ATGCTAAACCTTGTTCGGCCGATTAATAAGTCTTTTTGTTTACAAGTTCTTTGTGAAGAAAATTACACCCGATTATCACGCTTAATACCCAAAATAACCGAAGGTGATTTCAACAGTATCGCCGTTGATTCACAGGTGATCGCAACCGGCCCCTTTACTTATACTGTGTATTTTCAGCATGCCCACACAAGTAAGGAAGCAACGAAATCACGGTTTAAATGCCGTGTTTATTTAGACACAAAATCAGTCGAAGTCATTCATATCGATGAACACGTAAGCTCTGGTCAACAACAAAATCTGTCACCAAAAGAGATATTAAATAACAAATGGGCTATAAATTATTTCTTTGAAAAATGGCTAACGTTTTTATTATCCTTTGCTGACGAACACTCCCGCCAACAAACCATTAACGCGTAA
- the queD gene encoding 6-carboxytetrahydropterin synthase QueD, with product MYRITKNLSFCYGHRLMNHPGKCRHLHGHSARVEITLESEQLNEQGMVCDFADIKQFAGQWINETLDHNMLLHKNDPVLPLLQEAGERLMVVDEHPTAEFLAKLIYDYVSKGGFPVTKVSVWETDSSSASYSPA from the coding sequence GTGTACCGTATTACCAAAAATTTAAGTTTCTGTTATGGCCATCGATTGATGAACCACCCAGGCAAGTGTCGCCACTTACATGGTCACTCTGCGCGTGTAGAGATTACACTCGAGTCAGAACAGCTCAATGAGCAAGGCATGGTTTGTGATTTCGCCGACATCAAACAATTCGCCGGCCAATGGATTAATGAAACGCTGGATCACAATATGCTTTTGCATAAAAATGATCCTGTTCTGCCTCTTCTTCAAGAAGCAGGAGAAAGATTAATGGTAGTAGATGAGCACCCTACAGCAGAGTTTCTTGCAAAACTTATCTATGACTACGTTTCTAAAGGCGGATTTCCAGTCACCAAGGTATCTGTTTGGGAAACCGATAGTTCCAGTGCCAGCTACTCACCAGCTTAA
- a CDS encoding PilZ domain-containing protein, whose amino-acid sequence MPESTDHRKFSRSTTECNMVFTHPSTGAKGTATSLNLSAAGILFKTHEKLTQGCSLEISVQSVNPNTPPLNAIVEINRVTPIEDNLYEIAATIEGIKGV is encoded by the coding sequence ATGCCCGAATCAACTGATCATCGAAAATTCAGCCGCTCAACCACCGAGTGCAATATGGTATTTACTCACCCCAGCACCGGAGCTAAGGGCACTGCTACCAGTCTCAACTTAAGTGCTGCCGGCATTCTGTTTAAAACCCATGAAAAGTTAACCCAAGGTTGCTCCCTTGAGATTTCGGTCCAATCTGTTAACCCAAACACCCCCCCATTAAATGCTATCGTTGAAATCAATCGTGTTACGCCGATTGAGGATAACCTCTATGAGATAGCGGCCACCATCGAAGGCATTAAAGGCGTTTAA
- the phbB gene encoding acetoacetyl-CoA reductase, whose amino-acid sequence MSQRVALVTGGTGGIGEAVCQRFVKDGYKVVAAYNNREKAQAWQLAQKEAGFDIEIVHCPVTDFEACGDAIQWVENNVGPIDILVNNAGITKDGMFKKMPRENWDAVIDTDLNSVFNMTRQVFEGMVERGFGRIINVSSVNGQLGQIGQVNYSAAKAGVHGFTKALARETARKGVTVNTISPGYVATPMVMAIDEEVRKMIESNIPTGRLCQPEEVAHGVSFLASDLAAYTTGSDLSMNGGLFMH is encoded by the coding sequence ATGAGTCAACGAGTTGCATTGGTTACAGGCGGTACAGGAGGTATTGGTGAAGCAGTATGTCAACGGTTTGTAAAAGATGGTTATAAGGTGGTGGCAGCGTACAATAACAGGGAAAAAGCACAAGCTTGGCAGTTGGCTCAAAAAGAAGCCGGTTTTGATATTGAAATTGTTCATTGTCCCGTGACTGATTTTGAAGCATGTGGTGACGCCATTCAATGGGTTGAAAATAATGTCGGCCCTATTGATATTTTAGTTAATAATGCCGGCATTACTAAGGATGGCATGTTTAAAAAAATGCCTAGAGAAAACTGGGATGCAGTGATTGATACTGATTTGAATAGTGTATTCAATATGACACGTCAAGTTTTTGAAGGGATGGTCGAACGTGGTTTTGGTCGTATAATTAATGTGTCCTCGGTAAATGGTCAGTTGGGTCAAATAGGCCAAGTGAATTACTCAGCGGCTAAGGCTGGGGTGCATGGCTTCACTAAAGCGTTAGCACGTGAAACAGCGCGTAAAGGCGTTACTGTTAATACTATTTCACCAGGGTATGTGGCAACGCCAATGGTGATGGCCATTGATGAGGAAGTACGTAAGATGATTGAGAGTAATATCCCGACTGGCCGTTTATGTCAGCCGGAAGAGGTCGCACATGGAGTATCCTTTTTGGCCAGTGACTTAGCGGCTTATACAACAGGTTCAGACTTGAGCATGAATGGTGGTTTATTTATGCATTAA
- the acs gene encoding acetate--CoA ligase encodes MSDVHIHKVPKAVADHAHINKEVYEAEYQRSIEDTKGFWDEKAREFLTWSKPWDVTVEHDFPKGEVKWFTGGKLNVSVNCLDRHLETRGDQPAIIWESDDPAFDKTYTYKELHAEVCRFANGLKAEGVKKGDRVCIYMPMVAEAAIAMLACARIGAVHLVVFGGFSPDALKDRLLDSEAAVIIVADESVRGGKAVPLKANADQALKSCPSVKSVVVVQRTGGSIDWTDGRDVWYHDLLENASDDCPAEEMDSEDPLFILYTSGSTGKPKGVLHTTGGYLLHAAVSHKYVFDYHDGDVYWCTADVGWVTGHTYIVYGPLANGAQTLMFEGVPTYPDASRFWKVVEKHKVNIFYTAPTAIRALMAKGDDYVKTCDLSSLRVLGSVGEPINPEAWEWYHKVIGGGRCPIVDTWWQTETGGILMTPLPGATDLKAGSAMQPFFGIEFGLVDNEGNEVTGNPAEGILVIKKPWPGMFRTLFGDHQRYIDAYFANYPGMYFPGDGARRDKDGDYWITGRVDDVINVSGHRMGTAEVESALVLHPAVAEAAVIGYPHDIKGQGIYTFVTLMDGVEATDELRQELVNHVRKEIGPIASPDVIQWAPGLPKTRSGKIMRRILRKISENLIDELGDTSTLADPSVVDDLIANRPSQ; translated from the coding sequence ATGTCGGACGTTCATATACACAAAGTACCCAAAGCGGTAGCTGATCATGCGCATATTAATAAGGAAGTATATGAAGCAGAGTATCAACGCTCAATTGAAGATACTAAGGGTTTTTGGGATGAAAAAGCGAGAGAGTTTTTAACTTGGTCAAAGCCATGGGATGTAACAGTAGAGCATGATTTTCCAAAAGGTGAGGTTAAATGGTTTACTGGAGGCAAGCTCAATGTAAGTGTGAATTGCTTGGATCGGCATCTTGAAACGCGTGGCGATCAGCCAGCTATTATTTGGGAAAGTGATGATCCGGCATTCGATAAAACATATACTTATAAAGAGCTTCATGCGGAGGTGTGTCGCTTTGCTAATGGTTTAAAAGCCGAGGGTGTAAAAAAAGGTGACCGTGTTTGTATTTATATGCCAATGGTTGCTGAAGCTGCCATTGCAATGCTTGCGTGCGCAAGAATTGGTGCGGTTCATCTAGTTGTTTTTGGTGGTTTTTCCCCTGATGCGTTAAAAGATAGGCTTCTTGATTCAGAAGCGGCGGTAATTATTGTCGCCGATGAAAGTGTTCGTGGAGGCAAAGCAGTACCGTTAAAGGCTAATGCGGATCAAGCCTTAAAAAGTTGCCCTTCAGTAAAATCAGTGGTGGTGGTTCAACGTACAGGTGGCAGTATAGATTGGACAGATGGTCGAGATGTTTGGTATCACGATTTACTTGAGAATGCGTCAGATGATTGCCCAGCTGAAGAAATGGACTCTGAAGATCCCTTGTTTATCCTTTATACATCGGGCTCAACAGGCAAACCAAAAGGTGTTTTACATACGACGGGTGGCTATTTGCTACATGCTGCGGTGTCGCACAAATATGTTTTTGACTATCACGATGGGGATGTTTACTGGTGTACAGCGGATGTAGGCTGGGTAACGGGGCATACATACATTGTTTATGGGCCATTAGCGAATGGTGCGCAAACGTTGATGTTTGAAGGTGTGCCAACTTATCCTGATGCTTCGCGCTTTTGGAAAGTGGTGGAAAAGCATAAAGTTAATATTTTTTACACGGCACCTACGGCTATTCGTGCCTTGATGGCTAAAGGTGATGATTATGTAAAGACTTGCGACTTAAGTAGTCTAAGAGTTCTGGGTAGTGTGGGTGAGCCGATTAACCCAGAAGCTTGGGAGTGGTATCACAAGGTGATTGGCGGTGGTCGTTGCCCGATTGTGGATACTTGGTGGCAAACAGAAACGGGCGGGATTTTAATGACACCCCTTCCGGGAGCGACTGACCTGAAAGCCGGTTCGGCGATGCAGCCTTTCTTTGGTATAGAGTTTGGTTTGGTAGATAATGAAGGTAATGAAGTAACGGGAAATCCTGCCGAAGGGATTTTAGTGATTAAAAAACCATGGCCTGGGATGTTTAGAACATTGTTTGGTGATCATCAGCGTTATATTGATGCTTATTTTGCGAATTATCCTGGGATGTATTTTCCTGGTGATGGTGCACGACGAGATAAAGATGGAGATTATTGGATTACCGGTAGGGTTGATGATGTGATTAATGTGTCTGGTCACAGGATGGGTACCGCAGAAGTTGAGAGCGCCTTAGTGCTTCATCCAGCAGTGGCTGAGGCGGCGGTTATTGGTTATCCTCATGATATAAAGGGGCAAGGTATTTATACTTTTGTGACCTTGATGGATGGGGTCGAAGCAACGGATGAATTACGTCAAGAGTTAGTGAACCATGTGCGTAAAGAGATAGGGCCAATAGCCTCGCCTGATGTTATTCAATGGGCGCCAGGCTTACCTAAAACACGCTCAGGTAAAATTATGCGTAGAATTTTACGTAAAATTTCTGAAAACTTGATTGATGAATTAGGCGATACATCGACCTTGGCTGATCCATCAGTCGTCGATGACCTTATCGCGAATCGCCCTAGTCAATAA
- a CDS encoding glyceraldehyde-3-phosphate dehydrogenase — MSVEQHDQYLAEWESRQEIAESMIPIIGKMYRANGVVLKIYGRTLINASPVTLLKLHRYVRQFEKVELSIHDSFKVLTALEKMKLGPVRIDLGLLAVQFNNDTSGLGIEDFLAEKLGEGIRQVHEQSTSEPRDVVLYGFGRIGRLLARLLIERTGSGNKMRLRAIVVRKGGDNDLQKRASLLRRDSVHGSFKGTIKVDEEKNTIMANGNLIQVIYASHPKEIDYTQYGINDALIVDNTGIRRDEAELSEHFLSKGASKVLLTAPGKDVKNIVFGVNTTDIKPEDKIISAASCTTNAITPTLKAINDEFGIIKGHVETVHSYTNDQNLIDNYHKGERRGRAAALNMVLTETGAAKAVSKALPELEGKLTGNAIRVPTPNVSMAILNLNLEKETDKRTLNNFLRETALHSPMREQIDFTTSTEVVSTDLVGARKACTIDSKATIATGDSCVLYLWYDNEFGYSCQVVRVMQKMVGLDFPSLPH; from the coding sequence ATGAGTGTAGAGCAACACGATCAATATTTAGCTGAGTGGGAAAGCCGCCAAGAAATTGCTGAAAGCATGATCCCTATCATCGGTAAGATGTACCGTGCCAATGGCGTCGTTCTTAAGATTTACGGAAGAACGCTCATTAACGCTTCACCGGTCACCCTACTTAAATTGCACCGTTATGTTCGCCAATTTGAAAAAGTGGAGCTCTCCATCCACGATAGCTTCAAAGTACTAACCGCATTAGAAAAAATGAAATTAGGACCTGTCCGTATTGACCTAGGACTGTTAGCGGTTCAATTTAATAACGACACTAGTGGATTAGGCATTGAGGACTTCCTTGCTGAAAAACTAGGCGAAGGCATCCGTCAGGTCCACGAACAATCCACCTCTGAACCAAGAGACGTGGTTTTGTACGGCTTCGGTCGCATCGGTCGCTTGTTAGCACGCCTACTTATAGAACGCACCGGCTCTGGAAATAAAATGCGCCTACGTGCCATTGTTGTTCGCAAAGGCGGCGACAATGATTTACAAAAACGCGCCAGCTTGTTGCGCCGTGATTCTGTACATGGCTCGTTCAAAGGCACCATTAAGGTCGATGAAGAAAAAAACACCATCATGGCCAATGGTAATTTAATTCAAGTCATCTATGCGAGCCATCCAAAAGAAATCGATTACACTCAATATGGCATCAATGATGCGCTGATTGTCGACAACACGGGCATTCGTCGCGATGAAGCAGAACTGAGTGAACACTTCTTATCAAAAGGCGCTAGTAAAGTGCTATTAACCGCTCCCGGTAAAGACGTTAAGAACATTGTTTTTGGTGTCAATACAACTGACATCAAGCCAGAAGACAAAATTATTTCTGCGGCCAGCTGTACCACTAATGCTATCACACCTACCTTGAAGGCAATAAATGATGAGTTTGGCATTATTAAAGGCCATGTTGAAACGGTTCATTCGTACACCAACGATCAAAATTTAATCGACAATTATCATAAAGGTGAAAGACGTGGGCGTGCTGCCGCCTTAAATATGGTGCTAACTGAAACAGGTGCCGCCAAGGCTGTTTCAAAAGCATTGCCTGAACTTGAAGGCAAATTAACCGGTAATGCGATTCGTGTCCCAACACCCAACGTTTCTATGGCTATTTTGAATCTTAATTTAGAAAAGGAAACCGATAAACGGACACTAAATAACTTCCTACGTGAAACGGCTCTTCACTCGCCTATGCGCGAGCAAATTGATTTCACTACGTCTACTGAAGTCGTTTCAACTGATTTAGTGGGCGCTCGAAAAGCCTGCACCATTGACTCAAAAGCAACCATTGCCACAGGTGATTCCTGCGTTCTTTACCTTTGGTATGACAATGAGTTTGGTTATAGCTGCCAAGTGGTTCGCGTGATGCAAAAAATGGTTGGCTTAGACTTTCCATCATTGCCACACTAA
- the ispB gene encoding octaprenyl diphosphate synthase, with amino-acid sequence MSSTNASSATPKIDFKAIQQLMAPAMNQVDKQILQELNSDVVLINQIGFHIVNSGGKRLRPMLVALSACALGYEGKDHIILAAVIEFIHTATLLHDDVVDESDKRRGDDTANAIWGNAASVLVGDFLHSRSFEMMVSVSNMRVMDILSHATNAIAEGEVLQLLNINNPDTNELQYLEVIRRKTAKLFQASTQLGAVLANKGEDTEKALSAYGLHLGNAFQIMDDMLDYTADAEKLGKNLGDDLAEGKPTLPLIHAMATGTKEQADFIKKTIKEGNRTAHMDILSIIKSTGSLAYTAEFADKEAQKAIDALRDIADNDYKLAMEQLALFSIQRSY; translated from the coding sequence ATGAGCAGCACAAACGCATCCTCAGCAACGCCTAAAATAGACTTTAAAGCAATTCAACAGCTCATGGCCCCAGCCATGAATCAAGTCGACAAGCAAATTTTGCAAGAACTAAACTCGGATGTTGTTCTGATCAATCAAATTGGTTTTCATATTGTTAATAGTGGCGGCAAACGTTTAAGACCCATGCTCGTTGCACTATCAGCTTGTGCGTTAGGTTACGAAGGGAAAGATCATATTATACTGGCCGCCGTTATTGAGTTTATTCACACCGCCACCCTCTTGCATGACGATGTCGTTGATGAATCGGATAAACGCCGTGGTGACGATACCGCCAATGCTATTTGGGGTAATGCAGCCAGTGTTCTAGTTGGTGATTTTTTACATTCACGCTCATTCGAAATGATGGTCAGTGTCAGTAACATGCGCGTTATGGATATTTTATCTCACGCCACCAATGCCATTGCCGAAGGTGAAGTTTTACAATTACTTAATATTAACAACCCCGATACAAATGAGCTTCAATACCTTGAAGTTATTAGAAGAAAAACCGCCAAACTTTTTCAAGCCAGTACTCAACTAGGTGCTGTACTTGCAAACAAAGGCGAGGACACTGAAAAAGCGTTATCGGCATATGGCCTTCATTTGGGCAACGCTTTTCAAATTATGGATGACATGCTCGATTACACTGCCGACGCAGAGAAACTGGGTAAAAACCTGGGTGATGATTTAGCCGAAGGCAAACCAACCTTACCGTTAATCCATGCCATGGCGACAGGAACAAAAGAACAAGCCGACTTTATTAAGAAAACAATTAAAGAAGGTAATCGCACCGCTCATATGGATATCCTCTCGATTATAAAATCTACAGGATCGTTAGCCTACACTGCCGAGTTCGCAGACAAAGAGGCACAAAAAGCTATTGATGCATTACGCGATATTGCTGATAACGACTACAAACTCGCGATGGAGCAACTGGCCCTATTTTCTATTCAACGCTCCTACTAG
- the rplU gene encoding 50S ribosomal protein L21, whose amino-acid sequence MYAVIQTGGKQYKVAEGDFLKIEKLDVEEGNEVTFDSVLLVNGEAGLKIGTPNIDGATVTATVKSQGRHKKVNIIKFKRRKHHMKKMGHRQYYTEVLITGISA is encoded by the coding sequence ATGTACGCGGTAATTCAAACAGGCGGTAAACAATATAAAGTCGCCGAGGGTGATTTCCTTAAGATCGAAAAGTTAGACGTTGAAGAAGGTAACGAAGTTACGTTCGATTCAGTTTTATTAGTAAATGGTGAAGCAGGCCTGAAAATTGGCACACCAAATATTGATGGCGCAACGGTGACGGCAACAGTCAAATCTCAAGGTCGTCACAAAAAAGTGAATATTATTAAATTCAAACGTAGAAAACACCATATGAAAAAGATGGGTCATCGTCAGTATTACACTGAAGTACTCATTACTGGTATTTCGGCTTAA